The Haladaptatus paucihalophilus DX253 nucleotide sequence TGGTGCAGGTGTTCGACACGTGGGCGGGCGTGTTGACGCCGGACGACTACCGGGAGTTCGTCCTGCCGCTCCACCAGCGCATCTTCGACGCCATCGACGTCCCCTCCATCGTCTTCGCGCGCCACCCCGGCGGCAAACTCGACCTGCTCGCCGAATCGGGCGCGGATGTCGTCGGCCTCGACTGGACGGTGGACATGGCCGACGCCCGCGAGCAGTTGGGCGACACGCCGGTGCAGGGCAACCTCGACCCCTCCTACCTGCTCGGGAGTCCCGAGTTCGTCAAGGAGAAGACCCACGAAGTCATCGAGAAGGCGGGCGATTCCGGCCACATCCTCAATCTCGGCCACGGCATCGACCGAACGACGCCCGTCGAGAACGCGACGGCGTTCGTGGACGCGGCGAAGGAAATCGAACGATAGGCATCTTTATAGCAAAATAGCGTCAGTTCGGATTTATGTCCCTCCGATTGGTCGCCCGAAAGGATTTTTTCGATTTTGCTCGGAAGAAGTCGTTCTGGGCCGTTTCGGTCGTCCTCTCCCTGCTCGTTGTCCTGTGGTCGTATTTCTATACGATCCACTCCTACAGCACTGGCAGTGCGGTTGATGTGGTGGAATACGTCTACTCCGCGGCACAGGTGCTCGTTCCGCTCATCGGACTGTTCGTCGGGTACAGCGCGGTCGCCGGTGAACGCGAGTCGGGGTCGCTAAAACTGCTGCTCGGCTTGCCACACTCTCGACGGGACGTGTTCGGCGGTAAGTTCCTCTCCCGCTGCGGTGTCGCTCTCGTCCCATCGTTGGCGAGTTTCCTCCTCGCCATCGTCTTCATCGTCTCGCAGTTCGACCGCTTTTCGATCGGACCGTACGCGCTGTTCACGGCTGCGACGGTCCTCCTCGGTGTCGTGTACGTTGCAATCGGCGTCGGACTGTCGGGACTGGCGAAATCGAACCGCCGCGCCGGAATCCTCGCGGTCGGCGCGTTCGCCCTCTTCCAGTTGTTCTGGGGTGTGCTGGTCAATATCGTCGCGTACTTCAAAACGGGTTCTTCGACGATGACCTACCCGATTCCGGCGTGGACCTACCTCGTGCAATGGCTGAGTCCGTCCGGCGCGTACGAGGGATTGCTTCATCTGTCCTTGCTTCCGCCCCTTCGAATCGCCTCGGGCGGCCAACCCCCGGCGTATCTTTCCCCGTGGCTGTTCCTCGCCGTCTTGCTCTTCTGGGGGACCGTCCCGCTCGCGGTCGGTTACTGGCGGTTCGAAAGCGCCGAAATCCAGTAATTACTCCGCGAACCGCACCACCAGCGAACTACTCCGCGAATCGCTCCGCCAGTGCTTTTGCCTCCCGAATTCGACTCGGGACGCCCATCCGCGCGGTGTAGTTCGTGGCGAGGTGGATGCCGTCCGGGGTCTCGAACTCCTCCAGCGCGTCCCACGACGCGTCGTAGGCGGGGAATCCTCGGTCGAGTTTGTTGACGCTCAACACCTCGGCCCCGGTTCCCATCACCTCGGCGAACTCCGTCGCGCCGATGTCGCCGAGCGTTTCGTCGCTTTCTTCGAGCAGTTCGGGCTTTTTCATCCCGCCGAGGAAGACGGTGTAGACCCCTCCTGCCTCGTCCGCGCCGTCGTCCGACCGTCCGGTCCGGCCGAACATGCTCGCGTTCCACGAGACGCCGAGCGTGTCGAGGTCCTCGTCGTGGCGGACCTGATAGCCGAAGCCGTCCCGGTCGGAATCGGCGCGGAGGTGGACGAACGCGAGCGGGTTGTAGTTCAGCCGCCGGAGCGCGTCCGCGCTCTCGGTGAGCGGGGCCAGCAGGTCGGCGCTCACTTCGGCGGGCGTCGTGACAACCACGTCATCGACCTCGAACGATTCGTCGTCCGTTTCGAGGACGTATCCCGCACCGTCCTCCCGAATTCCGGTGACAGGGGTTTCCAGATGCACGTTCTCGCGGTGGGCCTCGTACAGGGCCGTCGGAAGCTGTTGGACGCCCTCCTCGAAGGACATGGCGGGAGCCGAACTGCCGCCCGCCATGGCGCGTTTCAGGACGGGGGTCAGCAGGTCGCCGTACTTCTCCTCCATCCGCAACACGCCGGAGAGCGAGTGTTTGACCGGCATTCGCTCGGGAAGCGAGCCGTACGTCCCGCCGAACAGCGGGCCGATGAGATTCTCGTACGCCTCCTCGCCGAACTTCCGGGTGAACATCTCCGCGGCGGTCTCCTCGGGGTCCGCGGGGGCGGTCTGGGGTTCTTTCAGCACGTCGAGTTTGCCGCGCCACGAGAGCAGGTCGGTGTGGCCGAACTCCTCGATGGTGAACGGTGCGCGCCGGAGGTCGCCGTCCGCGTAGACGAACAATTTCGTGTCCCCGGCTTCGATGACCTCGCCGTCCAGCCCGAGGTCGGTGACGAGTTCGTCCACCGGTCCCGTCCGTCGGAGTCGCTGTGGGCCCCACTCCAGCAGGTAGCCATCGACGCGCCCGCTCCGAATCACGCCGCCGGGTTGGTCGTCGGCTTCGAGGACGACGTACTCGGTTTCCGTCCCGTCGAGGTGGTGGGCGAGCGCCAGCCCCGTGATGCCCGCGCCGATGATTCCGACCGTCATCGGCTGAACGGGGCGTTGAGGCACATCGTGCCGGGCGTGTCCTTACACTGGCACTGGCGGAACTGGTAGTAGGAAGGGTCGAAGTCGGCGACGAACGGCTCCACGAGGTCGGCGAGGACGCCCGCGAATCGCTCGTCGTCGTGCGGGACGGGAACCCGGTAGAAGTCGAGTCCGACTTCCTCGGTCTCCTCGCGGAGTTCGTCGTCCAACTCCGAGAGCGTCTCGCTCTGTTCGTGCATGAAGCTGATTGGTTCGACGACGACGCGCTCGGCGTCGATGTCGGCGATGACGTCCTCGACTTCCGGTTCCGTCCACGGTATCTTCCGATTGCCGTGGTTCTGGAAGCCGAGCGAGTACGACTCGACGTCGAGTTCGCTCGCCATCACGTCACAGAACTCCTCGACGTAGACGTCGTAGCGACTCCCTTCGTCCAGATAGTGGCTCGGCGTCCCGTGCGCCGAAAAGAGCAGTTCGGTGTCGTCGTCGGTCAGGCCGAGACCCTCTTCGTCGGCGAACGCTCGGATGTTCTCCGCGCGAATTCGGTTGTACGTCGGGTGTTTGTGCCAGCCGGTAATTTCGTGGACCGGGACGTCCCAGTCGCGTTCGTCCACCGCGTCCGTGAGTTCTTCGAGGGACGCGACGGTGGTCGAGGCACCGCACAGCGGGTAGACGGGTAGGCCGATGAGTTCGTCCACGCCGTCTTCGTGGGCCTCTTCCACGGCGTCGGCGATGAATGGTTCCGTGAATTGGAAGCCCGTGTAGGTCATCGCGTCGAACCCCCGTGCGTCGAGTTCGGCTTCCAGCGCGTCGGCTTGCGCTTTCGCTTGCGGGTCGAGCGGCGACCCGCCGATCTCCTCGTACTCTTCGATGAGACCGGGCGCGCGTCGTTCGGCCAGTTGCCGGGAGCGCTGTCGCGCTTCCGCTTCGGTGGTGTCACCTTCGAGGTCGGCGTTATTCATGAAAATGCGCTCGAGATAATCGAGGACGCTCTCTCGCGTCGGTTCGTCCGGCTCTCCGAAGTTGAGTACCACGACGCCAGTCGTCATAGTCGAATGTCGGGACGGACGCGCCGAATAGTTGTCGTTTGCGGGACGAACCGGAAGGCGTTCGATGAACCCCGATGCGTCTCGACGTTCGAAATCGTACAGTGCGGGCGCGCTTTTTCCCGCCGATACGAGGACGCGTTTCAGCGGGAAGACGTTCTCAGAGCCACTCGTCGGCCCACAGTTCGAGTTCCTCGAAGATGGGACAGAGCGAGCGACCCTTCTCGTTCAGGCTGTAGTACGTCGCTATCGGCGCGTCCTCCTCGGTACGGCGACTGACGAATCCCATCTCACCGAGGTCGTCCAGCACGCGCGAGAGGGTCCGCGAACTCGCCCCCGTGGAGCGCTTGAGTTCGTTGAATCGCTTCTCGCCATCGTGTAAATCGTGGAGGACGACCAACCGCCACTGCGACCCTATCTGCTCGATGGATTTGACGACTGGACAGACGTTCTTCTCGACGGACTCGGACATTCGTGTTCTCGTTCCATCCAACTCCGCGGAGGCATAAATCGGTTCGTATTCTAACCACGTAACGAAATGATACCGCTTGTCCCTCGCGCGAGCGGGGAAACTCGGCGCGAACGAAAGCTAATTTATTTATCCTTCGACTCTGGCAATATCTGGTGTGAAACGAGCACTCGCGGTCGTCGAGGCATCTGAATCGGCAAAAGAATTAGTTCGGGAAGCGGGCGAATTGGCAGCGGGCGTCGGGGCGGAACTCGTCTTGCTCCACGTCACGACCAACGAGGAGTACGAGGAGACGCGCACGTCGTTGGAAGGTATTCCGAATCTCGAAACGTCCTACACCGCCGGGCAGGCGCTCGAAGGTGCCCGACAGTTCGCCCAAGACATCGGGCGCGAAGTCCTCGACGGTATCGACGTCGAATACGAGGCCATCGGGCGCATCGGCGACGAGCGCGACCAGATTCTCGACGCCGCCACCGAACTCGACTGCGACCACGTGTTCCTCGCGGGCCGAAAGCGCTCTCCCACCGGGAAAGCCCTGTTCGGCGACCGAACGCAGTCGGTCATCCTCGATTTCGACGGCGCGGTCACTGTCGTAACAGAATAGTTACCTGTCTTCATTTCTTCACAATCGCAACTGGTAAGTTGATGCTTCGATGACGGTCGTACGTATGTTCGGACGATTGTTCGGCCGTCAGCCCGTCTCTTCGCCGATACACTTGTCCCGAGACGAACTGTTCAACTTGTGTCGCGTCGAGCGCCGCCGTCACGCGATTACCATTATGGCAGACGTCGAGGACGTGATTCCGATGCGAACGCTCGTCGACGAGGTGACGTCCCGGGAGTTCGGTCCCGACTGGACCACGAACCAACGGACCACCGTCTACACGACGTTCTATCAGCAACACGTCTCCATCCTGGACGACGCCGACGTTCTCTCCGCCCCTGACGGCCCCAGCGGGTCCCTCTATCCGGAAGCCAACGCGGAACCCCTCGCCGAACTGCTCTCGTTTATCGAGACGATTTCCGACTGAGCGACCGTCTTTACCGCCCGTTTCACCAATCGTTCCCCAACTTTCTCCGCGCGACCAGATACCCGGCGTGCGTTCGCCAGCGCCGTCCGCTTTCGACGTGCTCGACTCGATAGCGCGCGCCGCAGTTCCCACACCGCCGCCGCTCGGGTCGTTTAACTGCCTTCGACGCGCGGAAGCGACGCGCGTCCCAGTCACAGGACGAACAGACGAGTCGAAGTCGCGCGTCCGCGAACGACCGACAGTGGCGCGGCGCGTCGAGTTCCCTCGCTTTCTCGGCGAATCGCGGGCCGTGACCCGATTCGCCGAACCGCTGAAACTCCCACGCGTGAACCAGTTCGTGTCGAATCGTTCCCGTGAACTCGTCCCATCCGAACGAGCGATAGGCGTCCCACGTCAAGCGAATCGTCACCCGTGCCGCCCGCCGGTCGTACAGACAGGCACCCGCACGGCGCACCGCCCGGTCCGAGCACTCCCACTCTACGGCGTCGAGGTCAACCGCTATCGGAACCGTCTCCGCGTAGCGTTCGGCCGCGGAAAGCAGTTCCTCGCGGGTCTCCGGTTCCATCGACGGGCGATTCGAATCGGCGAACTATAGAACTCCCGTCTCCGCGGCGGCTCTCCCCCTGATCCGACCGTTCCCCTGTCCCGACTATCTTCCGTTCGCCGCATCTCCGATTCTACCGTCCCCTCATATCCGCTCCAACTGACCGTTCTTGCAGTACGGACAGTGAGCACCGGGTCCCGGACGCGTGCAGACACGGCCGCACATGGTACACGCCCTGACGACGCGTTCCCGTCGGTTACGCTCGGCTTCGAGGACTTCGACCCGCTCCTCGGCTTCCGCGAGGCGGCGACGGAGCGACTCTATTTCGGCGCGTAGCTGATCGAACAGCTCGCGCTCCGTTATTCCTCGTCGAGAGTCCGCCGGGTCGATTCGTGGCCGCCGCGGACGCCACCGACCGTGCTTGTCTCTCGTCATACCTTCCGTCGAAGAAACGTGACGGACATGTATGAATGGGTCGGCGGTCTCGTGATTCCTTGCGATATACCGCACATGCGATAGAAACCGACCCGTCGAATGAAACGCGGAGTCGGCTACTCCGTCTCGTCGTCCGGGCGTTCGACTTCGAGCGGCGCGTAGAGCCGCTTTCGCGCGTCGGGAAGATAGAGTCGTTCCTCGACGAGATTTTCGTCTTTCAGTTTCATCAATGCGTCTCGCGTCGTGCGGGCCGGTAGCAGGGCGTCGGTGCGCACCTGCTGCTGGGTCATCGGTGCATCCTCCGTGAGAACCCGGTAGACGAGTTTTGCACTGGGTGGCAGTTCGATAAGTCGCTCGAATCGTTCTTGGGGGGTTGTGTTACTGCCGGAGTGTCCGGCAAAAACGACCACTGGTTTTCGACATACCAGTTTCTCATTGGATGTCATCTGTGTTATTTATTTCGGTACTGTCGAACTGATAGAAGAACCGAGTGTGGACCTGTCTTTCGCCATTCACGGATTTCGTAACCACAAGATATAAAGATGCTTTAGCGAATGGTTCAGTAACAAACCGCGGTCGATGGATAAACGGGACCTCTGGAACCAATTATGGCTGTTGACGAACCAACGATTCTCGTCGTCGATGACGAGGCAGACGTTACGGACTTGTATGCGACGTGGTTAGAAGATTCCTACGACGTCCGACGCGCATACGAGGGCCGTGAAGCGCTGGACATGCTCGACGATGAGGTCGATGTCGTTCTCCTCGACCGTCGGATGCCCGGCCTCTCCGGGGACGAAGTGCTCGCGGAACTTCGAAGTCGCGACCTCCACTCCCGTGTGGTGATGGTGACAGCCGTCAAGCCCGACTTCGACATCATCGACATGGGATTCGACGACTACCTCGTCAAACCGGTTTCGAAAGACGACCTCTATACGACCGTGAGCGGGATGTTGTCGCGGGTCGAATACGACTCCCAGATGCAGGAATATTTCTCGCTCGCCTCCAAACTCGCCGTTCTCGAAACCGAAAAGGACGAAGCGAATCTGCGCGACAACGAGCGGTATCAGGAACTCAAGCGGGACGTCGAACGCCTCCGCGAGGTCGCCGACGACTCGCGCGAGAACTTACAGAACCACGACGATTTCGTCGGCGCGTTTCAGGACCTCGACTGACACCATTTCGACCACCGTTACCTCGCTTGATTTCCCCCGATTCCGCCGACCCCGCTCTCGCTCCCCTCCGACGTGTTTTTTACGCTCGCTACGGCCGTCTCAGTATGAACCTTCCCGACGGCTGGACGACGAACACCGCCCGCGTGAACGGCGTCGAGCTACGGTACTACCGCACCGGCGACGGGCCGACGCTGGTTCTGGCACACGGCTTTTACAGCAACGGTCGCTGCTGGGAGCGGTTGGCCGCGGACCTCGCCGACGAGTACGAACTCGTGATGTACGATGCCCGCGGGCACGGGCGGTCGGACGCACCGGAGTCGGGGTACGGCATCGAGGACCGAGTCGCCGACCTCGTGGGACTCGTGGGGGCGCTCTCGCTCGACGACCCGATTCTGGTGGGCCACTCGATGGGCGGTTCGACGGCGGCGTGGACGGCCGCGACCCATCCCGACCTCCCGCGTGCCGTCGTCCTCGAAGACCCTGCTGGCGTGCACGGCCCTCCCGATACCGGACCCGACGAGCGGGCGCGGATGGTCCGCGAAAACGTCCGCGAGTGGTCGAACCGGTCGCTCGAAGCACTCGTGGCCGACCACGACGACCGAGAACCGGCGCTGGCCCGACGCCTCGCGGTGGCGAACGCCGAGTGTCGCCCGGAAATCGCGGAGATAACCCGCGAGGGGTATCCCCCGCTGGCGGACGCGTTCCCCGATATCGAGTGTCCGACGCTCGTCCTGAAAGCCGA carries:
- a CDS encoding ABC transporter permease subunit; this encodes MSLRLVARKDFFDFARKKSFWAVSVVLSLLVVLWSYFYTIHSYSTGSAVDVVEYVYSAAQVLVPLIGLFVGYSAVAGERESGSLKLLLGLPHSRRDVFGGKFLSRCGVALVPSLASFLLAIVFIVSQFDRFSIGPYALFTAATVLLGVVYVAIGVGLSGLAKSNRRAGILAVGAFALFQLFWGVLVNIVAYFKTGSSTMTYPIPAWTYLVQWLSPSGAYEGLLHLSLLPPLRIASGGQPPAYLSPWLFLAVLLFWGTVPLAVGYWRFESAEIQ
- the hemG gene encoding protoporphyrinogen oxidase, producing MTVGIIGAGITGLALAHHLDGTETEYVVLEADDQPGGVIRSGRVDGYLLEWGPQRLRRTGPVDELVTDLGLDGEVIEAGDTKLFVYADGDLRRAPFTIEEFGHTDLLSWRGKLDVLKEPQTAPADPEETAAEMFTRKFGEEAYENLIGPLFGGTYGSLPERMPVKHSLSGVLRMEEKYGDLLTPVLKRAMAGGSSAPAMSFEEGVQQLPTALYEAHRENVHLETPVTGIREDGAGYVLETDDESFEVDDVVVTTPAEVSADLLAPLTESADALRRLNYNPLAFVHLRADSDRDGFGYQVRHDEDLDTLGVSWNASMFGRTGRSDDGADEAGGVYTVFLGGMKKPELLEESDETLGDIGATEFAEVMGTGAEVLSVNKLDRGFPAYDASWDALEEFETPDGIHLATNYTARMGVPSRIREAKALAERFAE
- the hemH gene encoding ferrochelatase; translation: MTTGVVVLNFGEPDEPTRESVLDYLERIFMNNADLEGDTTEAEARQRSRQLAERRAPGLIEEYEEIGGSPLDPQAKAQADALEAELDARGFDAMTYTGFQFTEPFIADAVEEAHEDGVDELIGLPVYPLCGASTTVASLEELTDAVDERDWDVPVHEITGWHKHPTYNRIRAENIRAFADEEGLGLTDDDTELLFSAHGTPSHYLDEGSRYDVYVEEFCDVMASELDVESYSLGFQNHGNRKIPWTEPEVEDVIADIDAERVVVEPISFMHEQSETLSELDDELREETEEVGLDFYRVPVPHDDERFAGVLADLVEPFVADFDPSYYQFRQCQCKDTPGTMCLNAPFSR
- a CDS encoding winged helix-turn-helix transcriptional regulator, which produces MSESVEKNVCPVVKSIEQIGSQWRLVVLHDLHDGEKRFNELKRSTGASSRTLSRVLDDLGEMGFVSRRTEEDAPIATYYSLNEKGRSLCPIFEELELWADEWL
- a CDS encoding universal stress protein, yielding MKRALAVVEASESAKELVREAGELAAGVGAELVLLHVTTNEEYEETRTSLEGIPNLETSYTAGQALEGARQFAQDIGREVLDGIDVEYEAIGRIGDERDQILDAATELDCDHVFLAGRKRSPTGKALFGDRTQSVILDFDGAVTVVTE
- a CDS encoding DUF7344 domain-containing protein, which encodes MFGRLFGRQPVSSPIHLSRDELFNLCRVERRRHAITIMADVEDVIPMRTLVDEVTSREFGPDWTTNQRTTVYTTFYQQHVSILDDADVLSAPDGPSGSLYPEANAEPLAELLSFIETISD
- a CDS encoding SprT-like domain-containing protein is translated as MEPETREELLSAAERYAETVPIAVDLDAVEWECSDRAVRRAGACLYDRRAARVTIRLTWDAYRSFGWDEFTGTIRHELVHAWEFQRFGESGHGPRFAEKARELDAPRHCRSFADARLRLVCSSCDWDARRFRASKAVKRPERRRCGNCGARYRVEHVESGRRWRTHAGYLVARRKLGNDW
- a CDS encoding HalX domain-containing protein, with translation MAVDEPTILVVDDEADVTDLYATWLEDSYDVRRAYEGREALDMLDDEVDVVLLDRRMPGLSGDEVLAELRSRDLHSRVVMVTAVKPDFDIIDMGFDDYLVKPVSKDDLYTTVSGMLSRVEYDSQMQEYFSLASKLAVLETEKDEANLRDNERYQELKRDVERLREVADDSRENLQNHDDFVGAFQDLD
- a CDS encoding alpha/beta fold hydrolase, with product MNLPDGWTTNTARVNGVELRYYRTGDGPTLVLAHGFYSNGRCWERLAADLADEYELVMYDARGHGRSDAPESGYGIEDRVADLVGLVGALSLDDPILVGHSMGGSTAAWTAATHPDLPRAVVLEDPAGVHGPPDTGPDERARMVRENVREWSNRSLEALVADHDDREPALARRLAVANAECRPEIAEITREGYPPLADAFPDIECPTLVLKADADPATRAADLDLADELTDGRLVHVPDAGHCVLRDEYEAAYAELRTFLRRLSFDADY